From the genome of bacterium, one region includes:
- a CDS encoding DUF5060 domain-containing protein — protein sequence MYLKSMIFTALLCVSGLFCAATLPAAESPTALWPVVEHELHYDAALENPFREVRATAVYSGPAGTEKVKVEGFYAGGDTWRFRFVTRNAGAWKAELSLVRDGRTVASQAVEFTVEEVAPRGFFRVSRTNCYRFEFENGEPFYPVGIQPCGHDSAGLDGPPAGQGQWRSVGIDTFLATHRGAENLFRIQLGQGSTAGCAWQVMADSLHDDRYDLAELDKLDNLCRLLRADDFSVMLIMFQDMSLWGTAPNAFGDNRDLAGWKNPADTRHAAAVEQYLRYMVARFGAYVDVWELFNEDAWTPNERLAQMAACVRGCDPYGHPVTTTYERPDQPWCDLVTVHEYMWLPPNEIDQHLTHEFARFKSFGKPVLYTEFGNQGELSNRDPVKWRIGVWTAFMNESSLLFWSMGGVITPDRDKPVRGNSNAYLGPEARQYFRVFHRLTDSVPLSLRPVMTGFGQKGDEVRRYGLSNGALSLVYLQHYTSHASAAKAEVYVWTGSGKFSLQWIDPATGETVAREEAQTPGQVLIVNSPEFKVDLLARIERLGEATQ from the coding sequence ATGTATCTCAAAAGTATGATATTCACCGCTTTGCTTTGCGTTTCAGGGCTTTTCTGCGCAGCCACCCTGCCTGCAGCCGAAAGCCCGACCGCGCTCTGGCCGGTGGTGGAGCACGAGCTACATTATGACGCCGCGCTGGAGAACCCGTTCCGGGAGGTCCGGGCGACCGCAGTCTACTCCGGTCCCGCGGGTACGGAGAAAGTGAAAGTCGAGGGGTTCTACGCCGGGGGCGACACCTGGCGTTTCCGTTTTGTCACCCGCAACGCCGGGGCCTGGAAAGCCGAGCTGAGCCTTGTCCGGGACGGCCGCACGGTGGCTTCGCAGGCAGTTGAGTTCACGGTGGAGGAGGTGGCGCCACGCGGCTTTTTCCGGGTCAGCCGGACCAACTGCTACCGTTTCGAGTTCGAGAACGGCGAGCCGTTCTATCCGGTCGGCATCCAGCCCTGCGGCCACGACAGCGCCGGGCTGGATGGCCCCCCGGCGGGCCAGGGCCAGTGGCGCTCGGTGGGCATCGACACTTTTCTCGCCACCCACCGCGGGGCGGAGAACCTGTTCCGCATCCAGCTCGGTCAGGGCTCCACGGCCGGCTGCGCCTGGCAGGTGATGGCCGACTCGCTGCACGACGACCGCTACGACCTGGCCGAGCTGGACAAGCTGGACAACTTGTGCCGCCTGCTGCGGGCCGATGACTTCTCCGTGATGCTGATCATGTTCCAGGACATGAGCCTCTGGGGCACGGCCCCCAACGCTTTCGGCGACAACCGTGACCTGGCCGGCTGGAAGAACCCCGCCGACACGCGGCACGCCGCCGCGGTGGAGCAGTACCTGCGCTACATGGTGGCCAGGTTCGGGGCCTATGTGGATGTCTGGGAGCTGTTCAACGAGGACGCCTGGACCCCCAACGAGCGACTGGCCCAGATGGCGGCCTGCGTGCGCGGCTGCGACCCCTACGGCCACCCGGTCACCACCACCTACGAGCGCCCGGACCAGCCCTGGTGCGACCTGGTCACGGTCCACGAGTACATGTGGCTGCCGCCCAACGAGATCGACCAGCACCTGACCCACGAGTTCGCGCGTTTCAAGAGTTTCGGCAAGCCGGTGCTCTATACCGAGTTCGGCAACCAGGGCGAGTTGTCGAATCGCGACCCGGTCAAGTGGCGCATCGGGGTCTGGACCGCGTTCATGAACGAGAGCTCGCTGCTGTTCTGGAGCATGGGCGGAGTTATCACCCCGGACCGGGACAAGCCGGTGCGGGGGAACTCCAACGCCTACCTGGGGCCCGAGGCGCGGCAGTATTTCCGTGTTTTCCACCGTCTGACCGACAGTGTCCCGCTGTCCCTGCGTCCGGTGATGACCGGTTTCGGGCAGAAAGGGGATGAAGTCCGGCGCTACGGCCTTTCCAACGGCGCTCTGAGCCTGGTCTACCTCCAGCACTACACCAGCCATGCCAGCGCGGCCAAGGCCGAGGTGTATGTCTGGACCGGCTCGGGAAAGTTCAGCCTGCAGTGGATCGACCCGGCCACGGGCGAGACAGTCGCCCGGGAGGAGGCCCAGACCCCGGGCCAGGTGTTGATTGTCAACTCGCCCGAGTTCAAGGTGGACCTGCTGGCGCGGATCGAGCGGCTGGGGGAGGCGACACAGTAG
- a CDS encoding aldo/keto reductase yields MDRKDKSPLDNLSRRDFIRIGAAGAAILGAGAAAAGCSQKSGSGGSGSALVCPKSKLGKTDMIASTVALGGGSALSMVKDDQEAVALIQYAFSKGINFFDSGADYDGGRSQRRIGEAMEPHRKEVYLSTKYLPTTPGDKVMQQVEETLKSYRTDYVDVANMHGLAKMSDVDAMFSSGALDALVKLKEQGVVRYIGVTSHNHPVALAEALKRFNFDTSLHAANASKVPFLGEFEENPGTSFEELSIPLANSQGIGVWAFKIMGQRRLIQRNNEPDKAPADELLRYGFSLPVHGMALGMSNKDNVDRAVEMACTFKPMSAEEMRSWNEKLAPSANELTLLYLRHGYVDDGCPRAHLA; encoded by the coding sequence ATGGACAGGAAAGATAAAAGCCCCTTGGACAACCTCAGCCGCCGCGATTTCATCCGCATCGGGGCCGCCGGAGCGGCGATCCTGGGCGCTGGAGCGGCTGCGGCCGGCTGCTCGCAGAAAAGCGGCAGCGGCGGCTCCGGCTCCGCCCTGGTCTGCCCGAAAAGCAAGCTGGGCAAGACTGATATGATCGCCTCCACCGTGGCCCTGGGCGGCGGCAGCGCCCTGAGCATGGTCAAGGACGATCAGGAGGCGGTGGCCCTGATCCAGTACGCTTTCAGCAAGGGGATCAACTTCTTCGACTCCGGGGCGGACTACGACGGCGGCCGCAGCCAGCGGCGTATCGGCGAGGCGATGGAGCCGCACCGCAAGGAGGTCTACCTCAGCACCAAGTACCTGCCCACCACTCCCGGCGACAAGGTAATGCAGCAGGTGGAGGAGACCCTTAAAAGCTACCGCACCGACTATGTGGACGTGGCCAATATGCACGGACTGGCCAAGATGTCGGATGTGGACGCCATGTTCAGCAGCGGCGCGCTGGACGCTCTGGTCAAGCTGAAAGAGCAGGGCGTAGTGCGCTATATCGGCGTGACCAGCCACAACCACCCGGTGGCCCTGGCCGAGGCGCTCAAGCGTTTCAATTTCGACACCTCGCTGCACGCGGCCAACGCCAGCAAGGTGCCGTTCCTGGGTGAGTTCGAGGAGAACCCCGGCACGAGCTTCGAGGAGCTGTCCATCCCGCTGGCCAACAGCCAGGGAATAGGGGTTTGGGCGTTCAAGATCATGGGCCAGCGACGCCTGATCCAGAGAAACAACGAGCCGGACAAGGCCCCGGCGGACGAGCTGCTGCGCTACGGGTTCAGCCTGCCGGTGCACGGCATGGCCCTGGGCATGAGCAACAAAGATAACGTGGACCGGGCGGTGGAGATGGCCTGCACGTTCAAGCCCATGAGCGCCGAGGAAATGCGCTCCTGGAACGAGAAGCTCGCCCCCAGCGCCAACGAGCTGACCCTGCTCTACCTGCGCCACGGCTACGTGGACGACGGCTGCCCGCGGGCGCACCTGGCGTAA
- a CDS encoding sugar phosphate isomerase/epimerase: MKMTDDPNMRRREFLTRMGLAGMALPLGLGAACGKPGAPAATAGAAADTAAAAVSAAASGPKVGLCTIAFQERPLFEVLELAAQVGFDGVEPWGKPDHVPLNTPDERVREIRAKLDSLGLACSHYGSYVRLGEEHPAGEQQTNMKRSLEIADILGTRIVRIWAGDKNSEQLSAADWDRIVEDAKVYCGLAEPKGMQLAMEMHGNTLTNRAAAMVELINKVGSPALKANYQILNDTEDPYERASVAAPYTVMVHAQNVAPGGGEQQSLISEGAVDFNRIYGILAAAGFKGYFEVEFVKGAGYEEKVDSLQRDCAYLKTIGKKA, translated from the coding sequence ATGAAAATGACGGATGATCCGAACATGCGGCGACGGGAATTCCTGACCCGGATGGGCCTGGCCGGGATGGCCCTGCCGCTGGGCCTGGGCGCCGCCTGCGGCAAGCCCGGCGCCCCGGCCGCGACAGCCGGAGCCGCAGCAGACACAGCCGCCGCGGCGGTGAGCGCCGCCGCATCCGGCCCCAAGGTGGGCCTTTGCACGATCGCTTTCCAGGAGCGGCCGCTGTTCGAGGTGCTGGAGCTGGCGGCCCAGGTGGGTTTCGACGGGGTGGAGCCCTGGGGCAAGCCCGACCACGTGCCCCTGAACACTCCGGATGAACGCGTGCGCGAGATACGGGCCAAGCTGGACAGCCTGGGCCTGGCCTGCAGCCACTACGGCAGCTACGTGCGCCTGGGCGAGGAACATCCTGCCGGGGAGCAGCAAACCAATATGAAGCGTTCGCTCGAGATTGCCGATATCCTGGGCACCCGGATCGTGCGTATCTGGGCCGGGGACAAGAACAGCGAGCAGCTCAGCGCCGCGGACTGGGACCGCATAGTGGAGGACGCCAAGGTCTACTGCGGCCTGGCCGAGCCCAAGGGCATGCAGCTGGCCATGGAGATGCACGGCAACACTTTGACCAACCGCGCCGCGGCCATGGTCGAGTTGATTAACAAGGTGGGAAGCCCGGCCCTGAAAGCCAACTACCAGATCCTGAACGACACAGAGGACCCCTACGAGCGCGCCAGTGTCGCCGCGCCCTACACGGTGATGGTGCACGCGCAGAACGTGGCGCCGGGCGGCGGCGAGCAACAGTCGCTGATCTCGGAGGGGGCGGTGGATTTCAACCGGATCTACGGAATCCTGGCCGCGGCCGGGTTCAAGGGCTACTTCGAGGTTGAGTTCGTCAAGGGCGCCGGCTACGAGGAGAAAGTTGACTCCCTGCAGCGCGACTGCGCTTACCTCAAGACAATCGGCAAGAAAGCCTGA
- a CDS encoding Na+:solute symporter, with translation MSMNMLDWLIFFGYFVLVLVVALYFARRAGRSTQDFFLGGRNLPWYIAGTSMIATTFAADTPLAVTELVGKYGLAGNWFWWNFLLGCVLTVFFFSRLWRRSGIMTEVEFIELRYSGKPAAFLRGFRAISLGLFINSVVIAWVNLAMFKILHITMGWENPWIVLTCCMLIVMLYTAASGLMGSAVVDVLHFLTAMTGCIVLAVVAVKLPQVGGIAGIKSQLSPETLRFLPSVAGGSDLGTATGVLKLTLPALLAYVGVQWWACWYPGAEPGGGGYIAQRMMSAKDEKHSLLATLWFTIGHFCIRPWPWILVALASLILYPNLPVDQRGDGFVMIIRDYLPVGLKGLLIAAFFAAYMSTIATQLNLGTSFLVNDFYTRFVRRKADQKHYVMISRWTTVLMMVVSLLITMGLQTITSAWQFVIECGAGVGLIFILRWYWWRINAWSEISGMIAPFLAYGYMKLFTDIAFPSTLYYIVAFTTIVWLTVTFLTSPVTKEHLHAFYRQVHPGGPGWRKVASEMPEVKGDRGYPALFVCWIAAALMIYGVLFGIGKLLLQETGMGVICLGVSAVMALTLYRILSKMGWESVIE, from the coding sequence ATGTCCATGAACATGCTCGACTGGCTGATTTTCTTCGGCTACTTTGTTCTGGTTCTGGTGGTGGCGCTCTACTTTGCGCGTCGGGCCGGGCGGAGCACGCAGGACTTTTTCCTGGGCGGGCGGAACCTGCCCTGGTACATCGCAGGCACGTCGATGATCGCCACCACGTTCGCCGCCGACACACCGCTGGCCGTGACCGAGCTGGTGGGCAAGTACGGTCTGGCGGGCAACTGGTTCTGGTGGAATTTCCTTCTGGGCTGCGTGCTCACGGTGTTCTTTTTCAGCCGCCTGTGGCGCCGCTCCGGGATCATGACCGAGGTGGAGTTCATCGAGCTGCGCTACAGCGGCAAGCCGGCGGCGTTCCTGCGCGGCTTCCGCGCCATCTCCCTGGGCCTGTTCATCAACAGCGTGGTGATCGCCTGGGTCAACCTGGCGATGTTCAAGATCCTGCACATAACGATGGGCTGGGAAAACCCCTGGATCGTGCTCACCTGCTGCATGTTGATCGTGATGCTGTACACCGCGGCCAGCGGCTTGATGGGCTCGGCGGTGGTGGACGTGCTGCATTTCCTGACCGCCATGACCGGCTGCATAGTGCTGGCCGTGGTGGCGGTCAAGCTGCCCCAGGTGGGCGGGATTGCCGGGATCAAGTCCCAGCTGAGCCCCGAGACCCTGCGTTTCCTGCCCTCGGTGGCCGGCGGGTCCGACCTGGGCACTGCCACGGGGGTGCTCAAGCTGACCCTGCCCGCGCTCTTGGCCTATGTGGGCGTGCAGTGGTGGGCCTGCTGGTATCCGGGGGCCGAGCCGGGCGGCGGCGGCTACATCGCCCAGCGCATGATGAGCGCCAAGGACGAGAAGCACAGCCTGCTGGCCACGCTCTGGTTCACCATCGGACATTTCTGCATCCGTCCCTGGCCCTGGATCCTGGTGGCCCTGGCCTCGCTGATCCTCTACCCCAACCTGCCGGTGGATCAGCGCGGGGACGGGTTCGTGATGATCATCCGCGACTACCTGCCGGTGGGCCTCAAGGGCCTGCTGATCGCGGCTTTCTTCGCCGCCTACATGTCGACCATCGCCACCCAGCTCAACCTGGGCACCAGTTTCCTGGTCAACGATTTCTACACCCGTTTCGTGCGCCGCAAGGCCGACCAGAAACACTATGTCATGATCAGCCGTTGGACCACGGTGCTGATGATGGTGGTATCGCTGCTGATCACCATGGGCCTGCAGACCATCACCTCGGCCTGGCAGTTCGTGATCGAGTGCGGCGCGGGCGTGGGGCTGATTTTCATCCTGCGCTGGTACTGGTGGCGGATCAACGCCTGGAGCGAGATATCGGGCATGATCGCCCCGTTCCTGGCCTACGGCTACATGAAACTGTTCACAGACATAGCTTTTCCCAGCACGCTGTACTACATCGTGGCGTTCACGACAATAGTCTGGCTCACTGTCACGTTCCTGACCAGCCCGGTGACCAAAGAGCACCTGCACGCTTTCTACCGCCAGGTGCACCCGGGCGGACCGGGCTGGCGCAAAGTGGCGTCCGAGATGCCCGAGGTCAAGGGCGACCGCGGCTACCCGGCGTTGTTTGTCTGCTGGATCGCCGCCGCGCTGATGATCTATGGGGTGCTGTTCGGGATCGGCAAGCTGCTGCTGCAGGAAACCGGCATGGGGGTGATATGTCTGGGAGTTTCGGCGGTGATGGCGCTCACCCTGTACCGTATCCTTTCCAAGATGGGCTGGGAAAGCGTGATCGAGTAG
- a CDS encoding TIM barrel protein encodes MAELRFGTGGVPLSAKDRSLEAGIRRLVELELDHMEVEFVHGVRISQAAAEKAGALARESGISLTCHGPYYINLNSEEPDKREASVRRILETGRAAYWLGARSITFHPAFMLKNSEAEVHAVVRDALRNILDTLAAEGITDVRVSPELTGKESQFGSLRHLLALAAEVPGLRPCIDFSHYHARTGGKQNTYEEFCATLEAIRSSLGREALEHLHMHVSGINYTAKGERNHLILKESDLEYVALMRALREFEVGGWLVCESPNLEDDARLLKDTWLAAPAGK; translated from the coding sequence ATGGCGGAGCTAAGGTTCGGCACGGGTGGAGTGCCGCTTTCGGCCAAGGACCGCAGCCTCGAGGCGGGGATACGGCGTCTGGTGGAGCTGGAGCTGGACCACATGGAGGTGGAGTTCGTGCACGGGGTGCGGATAAGCCAGGCCGCGGCCGAGAAAGCCGGGGCCCTGGCGCGCGAGTCGGGCATCTCGCTCACCTGCCACGGACCCTATTACATCAACCTCAACTCCGAGGAGCCCGACAAACGCGAGGCCTCGGTGCGGCGCATCCTGGAAACCGGCCGGGCTGCGTACTGGCTGGGCGCACGGAGCATCACTTTCCACCCGGCGTTCATGCTCAAGAACTCCGAGGCCGAGGTGCACGCCGTGGTGCGGGACGCCCTGCGGAACATCCTCGACACGCTGGCCGCAGAGGGGATTACCGATGTAAGGGTCAGCCCCGAGCTGACCGGCAAGGAGAGCCAGTTCGGCAGCCTCAGGCACCTTCTGGCCCTGGCCGCGGAGGTCCCCGGCCTGCGGCCCTGCATCGACTTTTCGCACTACCACGCCCGCACCGGGGGCAAGCAGAACACCTACGAGGAATTCTGCGCCACGCTGGAGGCGATACGGAGCAGCCTGGGACGCGAGGCCCTGGAACACCTGCACATGCATGTCTCGGGGATCAACTACACGGCCAAGGGCGAGCGCAACCACCTGATACTCAAAGAAAGCGACCTCGAATACGTGGCGCTGATGCGTGCGCTGCGCGAATTCGAGGTCGGAGGCTGGCTGGTCTGTGAAAGCCCGAACCTGGAGGACGACGCCCGGCTGCTAAAGGACACCTGGCTGGCCGCTCCGGCCGGGAAATGA
- the ychF gene encoding redox-regulated ATPase YchF produces the protein MKIALIGYPLSGKTTVFNTLTGLHARVDGFITSGKEANVGLIKVPDSRIDRLSEIFQPKKTTFAEISFVDVGGITATGTGGIDAQSLSYMRTVDAFTVVARAFEDEAVSHPLNRIDPAADVTSLEEEMALSDLMIIEKRMARLEKESKRGSAEHALLERCNAALGEGKPLRELGLSEEEKRLLAGFQFLTLKPRLVLINTGEGNLEADPALKARFGGEAISFCAALEQQISELGPTEQAEFLEAMGIEEPARHKFIRAAYALLDLISFFTVGKDEVRAWTIDRGTDALNAAGKIHSDIQRGFIRAEVVSYADFSAEPNMARMKELGKLRLEGKTYPVQDGDIINFRFNV, from the coding sequence ATGAAAATAGCGCTGATCGGTTACCCACTCTCCGGAAAAACCACTGTCTTCAACACCCTGACCGGCCTGCACGCCCGGGTGGATGGTTTCATCACCAGCGGCAAAGAGGCCAATGTCGGGCTGATCAAAGTCCCGGACAGCCGCATCGACCGCCTGAGTGAAATTTTCCAGCCCAAGAAAACCACCTTCGCCGAGATCAGCTTCGTGGACGTGGGCGGGATAACCGCCACCGGCACGGGCGGGATCGACGCGCAGAGCCTGTCGTACATGCGCACGGTGGACGCGTTCACCGTGGTGGCCCGCGCCTTCGAGGACGAGGCGGTGAGCCACCCGCTGAACCGCATCGACCCGGCGGCGGATGTCACCTCGCTGGAAGAGGAGATGGCCCTGTCCGACCTGATGATCATCGAAAAGCGCATGGCCCGGCTGGAAAAAGAGAGCAAGCGCGGCTCGGCCGAGCATGCGCTGCTCGAGCGCTGCAACGCGGCCCTGGGCGAGGGCAAGCCCCTGCGCGAACTGGGCCTGAGCGAGGAAGAGAAACGCCTTCTGGCCGGGTTCCAGTTTCTCACCCTCAAGCCGCGCCTGGTGCTGATCAACACGGGTGAGGGCAACCTGGAGGCCGATCCGGCGCTCAAAGCACGCTTCGGCGGCGAGGCGATCTCGTTCTGCGCGGCCCTGGAGCAACAGATCAGCGAGCTGGGGCCCACCGAGCAGGCCGAGTTCCTCGAGGCGATGGGCATCGAGGAGCCGGCGCGTCACAAGTTCATCCGCGCCGCCTACGCCCTGCTCGACCTGATCAGCTTTTTCACCGTGGGCAAGGACGAGGTGCGGGCCTGGACCATCGACCGGGGCACGGATGCCCTGAACGCCGCGGGCAAGATCCACTCCGACATCCAGCGCGGGTTCATCCGCGCCGAGGTGGTCTCGTACGCGGATTTCAGCGCCGAGCCGAACATGGCTCGCATGAAAGAGCTGGGCAAGCTGCGCCTGGAGGGCAAGACCTACCCGGTGCAGGACGGGGACATCATCAATTTCAGGTTCAATGTCTGA
- a CDS encoding twin-arginine translocase TatA/TatE family subunit, which translates to MLPNIGTSELLVIAFIALLLFGAKRLPEIGTSLGKSIRGFKKGLKDLQNELPGASDEDYRDDRPRYNSENRSQQQQQQGGQQNSAPRKDENN; encoded by the coding sequence ATGCTACCGAACATCGGCACCAGCGAACTGCTCGTAATCGCGTTCATCGCTTTGCTGCTTTTCGGGGCCAAACGCCTTCCCGAGATCGGCACCTCGTTGGGTAAAAGCATCCGCGGGTTCAAGAAAGGTCTGAAAGACCTTCAGAACGAGCTCCCCGGCGCCTCCGACGAAGACTACCGGGATGACCGTCCCCGCTACAACTCCGAAAACAGGTCCCAGCAGCAGCAACAGCAGGGCGGCCAGCAGAACAGCGCGCCCCGCAAGGACGAGAACAACTGA
- a CDS encoding competence/damage-inducible protein A: protein MDVTILTIGAEILKGRTLNSNAQYISLALNAGGFAVREVRTVDDNDPAILGALEEAFRSVPVIVATGGLGPTRDDVTKSAACRFFNRGLVQDESVMQHLKALFARMGYGCIPKSSLGQALVPEGATVLPNRRGTAPGLLLEEAGWMLFLLPGVPVEMEVLIDEQVVPLLKRRFGGEVRPSAVVRTVGIGESVLAERIEAGLAEADREYLSYYPKGGLVDVVISPPPSLAVADSGTVERIADHVAAVAAEGVYSRDERDLFQVDGDLLAGRGQRLALAESCTGGWLAKTFTDAPGSSRYLESAVVSYSNAAKSTFLGVEEALIQAHGAVSEPVARAMAEGVRQRAGADYALSLTGIAGPGGGSPEKPVGTVFIALAGPGGTAVRHFSFGGDREQVRWRAVVKAAELLWRTLTEAEK from the coding sequence GGCGGTTTCGCCGTGCGCGAGGTGCGCACCGTGGATGACAACGACCCGGCGATCCTGGGCGCGCTGGAGGAGGCTTTCCGCAGCGTGCCGGTGATTGTCGCCACCGGGGGGCTGGGCCCCACGCGGGATGATGTAACGAAAAGCGCCGCCTGCCGTTTCTTCAATAGGGGTCTGGTGCAGGATGAAAGTGTGATGCAGCACCTGAAAGCCCTGTTCGCCCGCATGGGCTACGGCTGCATCCCCAAGAGCAGCCTGGGTCAGGCCCTGGTGCCCGAGGGGGCGACTGTCCTGCCCAACCGGCGCGGCACCGCGCCGGGTCTGCTGCTGGAGGAGGCCGGGTGGATGCTGTTCCTGCTGCCCGGCGTGCCGGTGGAGATGGAGGTGCTGATCGACGAGCAGGTGGTGCCTTTGCTCAAGCGGCGTTTCGGCGGCGAGGTGCGGCCCTCGGCGGTGGTGCGCACAGTGGGGATCGGCGAGAGCGTGCTGGCCGAGCGCATCGAGGCGGGCCTGGCCGAGGCGGACCGCGAGTACCTGAGCTACTATCCCAAGGGCGGGCTGGTGGATGTGGTCATCTCGCCCCCGCCGAGCCTGGCCGTCGCGGACAGCGGCACTGTCGAGCGGATCGCCGATCACGTGGCCGCGGTGGCCGCGGAGGGAGTATACAGCCGCGATGAGCGCGACCTGTTCCAGGTGGATGGCGACCTCCTGGCCGGGCGCGGCCAGAGGCTGGCCCTGGCCGAAAGCTGCACCGGCGGCTGGCTGGCGAAGACATTCACCGATGCCCCGGGCAGCAGCCGTTACCTGGAAAGCGCGGTGGTGAGCTATTCCAACGCCGCCAAGAGCACGTTCCTGGGGGTGGAGGAGGCTCTGATCCAGGCCCACGGCGCGGTGAGCGAGCCGGTGGCGCGGGCCATGGCCGAGGGCGTCCGTCAGCGCGCCGGCGCGGATTACGCCCTGTCGTTGACCGGGATCGCCGGGCCGGGGGGCGGCAGCCCCGAAAAACCGGTGGGCACTGTGTTCATCGCCCTGGCCGGACCCGGCGGCACTGCGGTGCGGCATTTCTCCTTCGGCGGCGACCGTGAGCAGGTGCGCTGGCGTGCCGTGGTCAAAGCGGCCGAGTTGCTCTGGCGCACCCTGACAGAGGCTGAAAAATAA